One genomic region from Anabaena sp. PCC 7108 encodes:
- a CDS encoding M50 family metallopeptidase yields MREPKDFPPFLTQEAPAEVERMGLNWLIGAAIATVFLWQLPNGDYILYPFTILATWFHEMGHGLMALMLGGNFQKLEIFSNGSGVATYTMRSTLGPIGPAMVAAAGPMGPPIAGAALILASRSFKAASLSLKILGGFLLLSTLVWVRSWFGLIAIPVLGIIILGIALKAPRWVQGFAIQFLGVQACVSTYHQLNYLFSYSAGSLGLSDTAQMQRYLLLPYWFWGGLMAVASLVILVQSLRVAYRS; encoded by the coding sequence ATGAGGGAACCAAAAGATTTTCCACCCTTCCTGACTCAAGAAGCCCCCGCAGAAGTTGAACGCATGGGGTTAAATTGGTTGATAGGCGCAGCGATCGCTACTGTATTTTTGTGGCAATTACCAAACGGCGATTATATTTTATACCCATTTACTATTCTAGCAACTTGGTTTCACGAAATGGGTCACGGCTTGATGGCTTTGATGTTAGGGGGAAATTTTCAGAAGTTGGAAATTTTTAGTAATGGTTCTGGTGTAGCTACTTATACTATGCGCTCAACATTGGGTCCGATTGGGCCAGCTATGGTAGCGGCCGCAGGGCCAATGGGTCCACCTATCGCCGGTGCAGCTTTGATTCTCGCTTCTCGCAGTTTTAAAGCAGCTTCGTTGAGTTTGAAGATTTTAGGCGGTTTTTTACTGCTGTCTACATTAGTTTGGGTGCGTTCTTGGTTTGGGTTGATTGCAATTCCGGTGTTGGGTATCATTATTCTGGGAATTGCTTTGAAGGCTCCCCGTTGGGTACAAGGGTTTGCAATTCAATTTTTAGGTGTGCAAGCTTGCGTGAGTACCTATCACCAATTAAATTATCTATTTAGCTATAGTGCTGGTTCTTTGGGGCTTTCTGATACGGCTCAAATGCAGCGGTATTTGCTTTTACCTTATTGGTTTTGGGGCGGTTTGATGGCTGT
- a CDS encoding FHA domain-containing protein has translation MIVCPNCNHPNPDGAVQCEACYTPLPATTNCPSCGATVQADAAFCGQCGHNLHSNAAMVATTVAPTVAPEIPVEVPPLVTPDPMLELLQPDALGLGTPVNSTLPPTVVSVAQEAIPTAPILPVEPPVVVENTPPLPPVEPPIAVVPEPVVSTPPEPEPETEPEPVFVAQSAPEPIVQTVTASRTQLQQVVARLFHVQSNQEIELPQNISVVHIGKPNDRIPPDIDVAGFPNSEIVSRIHADIRVEGDAHYIEDVGSSNGTYINNLPLLPGNRHRLRPGDRISLGKGDLVTFLFQLS, from the coding sequence ATGATCGTCTGCCCAAATTGCAATCATCCCAACCCAGACGGCGCTGTTCAGTGTGAAGCTTGCTATACACCCTTGCCAGCGACTACTAATTGTCCTAGCTGTGGGGCAACTGTGCAGGCAGATGCTGCTTTCTGTGGTCAGTGTGGCCATAACCTACACTCAAACGCTGCAATGGTAGCCACAACAGTAGCACCAACCGTTGCGCCTGAAATCCCGGTGGAAGTACCACCGTTGGTTACACCTGATCCAATGTTAGAACTTTTACAACCAGATGCTTTGGGACTCGGCACTCCTGTTAACTCCACCCTTCCACCTACGGTAGTTTCAGTAGCACAAGAAGCAATACCCACAGCGCCAATATTGCCTGTAGAACCACCTGTTGTAGTGGAAAATACCCCACCCTTACCGCCTGTAGAACCACCTATAGCTGTAGTTCCAGAGCCAGTAGTTTCTACACCACCAGAACCTGAGCCAGAAACTGAGCCAGAACCAGTTTTTGTAGCTCAATCCGCACCGGAACCAATAGTACAAACAGTTACCGCATCGAGAACTCAATTACAGCAAGTTGTGGCGCGGCTATTTCATGTCCAAAGTAACCAGGAAATTGAATTACCGCAAAATATCTCTGTGGTGCATATTGGTAAACCTAATGATCGGATTCCTCCCGATATCGACGTGGCTGGATTTCCAAATTCTGAAATTGTCTCCCGGATTCATGCAGATATTCGTGTTGAGGGAGACGCTCATTATATTGAAGATGTTGGTAGTTCCAATGGCACTTATATTAATAATTTGCCACTATTACCAGGGAACAGACACCGCTTACGTCCAGGCGATCGCATCAGTCTGGGTAAAGGAGATTTGGTAACGTTCTTATTTCAACTTTCTTAG
- the pgl gene encoding 6-phosphogluconolactonase, protein MNKTVEVLPDQPALVARALDLILSKLETAIQQRGQFTIALSGGSTPKPLYEAIGNQKLPWDKIHVFWGDERYVAPDHPDSNELMARRAWLDRVPIPAANIHAVPTLSANPAVDATKYEEHLQEFFHSAPGNFPALDVVLLGMGDDAHTASLFPHTEALKVCDRLITVGNKDSSQRITFTYPFINAAQTVIFLAAGANKRPALAQVFAPEADDFTYPSRLIKPQGELLWLLDAEAGLELKP, encoded by the coding sequence CACGGGCGCTAGATTTGATCTTATCGAAATTGGAAACGGCTATTCAGCAACGGGGACAATTTACTATTGCCTTATCTGGTGGTAGCACACCTAAGCCGTTGTATGAAGCGATAGGTAATCAAAAGTTGCCTTGGGATAAAATTCATGTGTTCTGGGGAGATGAGCGTTATGTCGCACCAGATCATCCTGATAGCAATGAACTGATGGCACGTCGCGCTTGGCTAGATCGTGTTCCTATTCCAGCAGCAAACATTCATGCTGTACCAACTTTATCAGCCAATCCAGCGGTAGATGCTACTAAGTATGAAGAGCATCTGCAAGAATTTTTCCATTCTGCACCAGGAAATTTTCCGGCATTGGATGTAGTTTTATTGGGAATGGGTGATGATGCCCATACTGCATCATTATTTCCTCATACAGAAGCGCTTAAAGTATGCGATCGCTTGATCACTGTAGGTAATAAAGACAGTAGTCAGCGCATTACCTTCACTTACCCATTCATCAACGCTGCTCAAACTGTGATTTTTTTAGCTGCCGGTGCTAATAAAAGACCTGCTTTAGCCCAAGTCTTCGCACCCGAAGCTGATGATTTCACGTATCCATCTCGCTTAATTAAACCCCAAGGAGAACTACTGTGGCTCCTGGATGCAGAGGCTGGTTTGGAACTGAAACCTTAA